From the genome of Solanum stenotomum isolate F172 chromosome 5, ASM1918654v1, whole genome shotgun sequence:
gattctGTGGGATctttttcaacaatatttactccAGATATTGCTGAATTACCACGCGATCTCTTTTATGTGGCCTTGTTATCCTCTTCGATTCTCAGCCTTACCATGAGATCTTCAACAGTCATCTCCTTGCgtttatgtttcaagtagtttttgaagtccttccacaatggaggtaacttctcaataattGCAGCCACTTGAAACACATCATTCACAACCAATCCTacattaaagattatgtgagtattaagaataaacttaatatttccaacataggtattaaataaatttataccttcagcaaggagatcatggattatgacctgcaattcttgaacttgggtgacgacggtcttactgtctatcatcttatagtCCAGAAACTTTGCAACAATAAACTTCTTCATTCTGGCATCCTctgttttgtacttcttttctaaaGCATCCCAGAGTTCTTTTGAGGATTTCACATTACTGTACACTATGTATAGATCATCCTGCAGGCCACTCAAAATATATcttttacacaaaaaatcagAATGTGTCCATGCTTCTGTTACCAATCATCGTTCTTCAGGCGGAGTTTCATCCGACATAGCAGGAACGTTCTCATTAATGAACCTCTGGACACTCAACGTAGTCAGAAAAAAGAACATCTTTTGCTGCCATCTCTTGAAGTCGACTCCAGAAAACTTTGCAGGTTTCTCAGCCGGTGCTAGGGCAGCATTTGAACGATTGTGTGCAACCGATGTTGTTGTAGCACTTACTGTTCCAgcatttacttgacttgaattagtcatttttctgtCACAAATGGCAGACAATTTAGTATGTAAAATACTACCAGTAAAGAATAAATCCTTACACAGAATGTTTCTGATTTAACGATaaagtttttatgttcttttaatcgttaaccgaatgaattttaaaaattcaaacagagtagaaaaccataaaggttttaatctccagaaacctcaaatacagaaactatttaaatttcttaagattgttatctcctgtattcaggttagtcaaaaatacagaaacaacaaaaagatgaaattgacagaatgatttttaatccgagtccacagaaaccactgtgtttccttaagaaatttaaacccttcactgtacccgaggttgcagattaattcctcccaagataaaatgaattaacctgttaaagaagtagcggtacctcaaacttcaataacttcagcgaacgcaagaacagcaacaagagcacacacagactcagtcgatcgacaattttatttatgtaagaaaatatatgcagagaggaaaaatttcagtgtttgaaaaagcaaaaaagacctcttatttatagccatttgcagcaaggaaTGCGTCTGTTCAGACCCATTTTTTCCAGAACATTGTGtcctttgggaaaagtaacgacttttcggaaggattaccgtttgggaaaagtaacgaatttttggaaggattaccgttacacgtgaatttcaaataatttcagTTAcaccaaattaattatgttatttaattaacattctgaattaatttataagaaaaaggaaatgatttaacaagattgattaaataaattttgtccaaaaatattatcaatcaatcacatcatttgccaaatccaaatccaaattcgaagccgaagccgaagccgaggCCGAGGCCGAGTGAGCGACGATGACGGCGCGAGGGGgtaccttcttcttaaccctttaagaactaaaggaagtgtttcctaatataaggataacaatttcctttcttttaccgatatggtaaaaatgacctttcatttgcaattttgcaatgatgacttttcattttccctccaaaattggttcccccactttcattggttcttccactttccattttctttttttatttcccattcacaccttgctaaactcaacaatcccccacatgcaTAGGGAAtggctattgttaaaacatatgcatgaaaaacttgtgtgtctcataagtaagggttaatcgcatctggataagtaggtttccctttaaACTTTCCGTAGTaaacatatatcggatatactcggtcaatcggtagatttgatatctttgaaccgtcgagctttagtgtatacctagacaacataagtcacacaatcaacccttgaactgtttttggttctcattgttttgttcatttcagccatgaactcatctcggttaataagtgcttagagaactggccttaccagattctccttgaagcggcttacacttcacacttacataggtggtttctaattgtgttatcccgtagatacactatttgatatatcctgtatcaaacttagaaaccattaaaaagtccttatgcctttatcctggttactgaacattgtctcatcatgagaatggactatcaaatatgttttgacaatgttgaaccgtcatctatgactttgtttgatctccatGAACCTAGATCTTAGGATCTCTAGtattctaggtagagttaccaccacgatgacttgttcttggccatagtcccattcccatcgatgatctttcaactccctctctagttaggcctttagtaagtggatccgacacattatcctttgactttacatagtcaattgtgataattctactagagagtagttgtctAACAGAGTTATGTCTTCGTCTTATGTGACGAGACTTCCCGTTATACATAACGCTTCCAGCCCTTCCTATTGCAGCTTGACTATCGCAGTGTATGCATATAGGGGCcattggtttgggccaaaacggaatatcttctaagaaattccggagccattcagcttcttcacctgCCTTGTCTAATGAGATGAATTCTGACTCCATTGTTGAGCGAGttatacatgtttgtttggatgatttccaagaaattgctcctccaccaatagtgaaaacatattCACTTGTAGATTTCATTTCAGTTGACCCagtaatccaatttgcatcactatatccttcaagaactgctggatatttgttgtaatgcaaaacatagttttgagtatcttataagtaccccaaaactctcttcattgccaaccaatgattttgattgggattacttgtgtatcgactcagtttacttataGCGCAGGCTATGTCTGGTCGTGtacaattcatgacatacatcaaactttCCAATACTCTGGCGTAATCCAATTGAGACtgactttcacctttattcttagcaagattaaggttcacatcaattggggtctttgcctttttgaaattcaaatacttgaacttttcaagtaccttttgaatataatgagattgagacaatGCTAGACCGTTAGGAGTTTTGTAAATCTTTATTCCCAATATCAAATCGGCTACtcctagatctttcatatcaaacttactagCAAGCATACGCTTAGTAGCTTTTGTATTAGCAATGTCCTTGCTCATTATcagcatgtcatccacatataggcATACAATGAGTTCCTGACCCgtagtgtctttaatgtaaacacatttatcacactcatttatcttaaatccatttgacaacatggtttgatcaaactttgcaTGCCATTGTCtcggtgcttgttttagtccataaagtgacttaacaagtttgcatactttcttttctttgccgGGAACTACGAAACCCTCAGGCTGTTCCATGTagatttcttcctccaactctccatttaagaatgcgattttcacatccatttgatgaatttcaAGACCGTACACTGCAACTAGGGCAATTAACAtccgaattgatgtaatcctaatcactggcgagtatgtgtcaaaataatcaagaccttctttctatataaagcctttgacaacaagtcttgctttatatttgtcaatagttccttcatctttcatcttctttGTGAAGATCCATTTAGAACCCAAAGGTTTGTTCCCTAGAGGAAGATTAACCAACTCCCAGGTATGATTGcttaagattgattcaatctcacAATTGACAGCCTTCTTCCAAGAGGTTGAGTTGCTAGACAACATCGCTTCcttgaatgtttgaggctcactttcaagaaggaatgttacaaaatcagatCCAAATGAAGTAGCTGTCCTTTGACGTTTACTGCGCCTTGGACTATCTTCATtggtttcattctcttttggttcttctcgaggtcgtttagaccctccactagatgactcaagtctagttttatacggatagatatgttcaaaaaattcatcattatctgattccattaccgtattatcatgaatatccggatgttcggacttatgaaccaaaaatcgacatgccttactatttgtggcatatccaatgaatacacaatCCACAGTCTTAGACCGTATTTTGACCCTCTTAGGTATAGGAACCTGGACTTTGgcaagacacccccacactttgaaatatttcaagttgggttttctacctttccatttctcatatggaataacatGTATCTTCGTATGAGGCACTCTATTGAGTATTCGATTTGCTATAAGGATAGCCTCCCCCCAaaaattttgtggtaaacctgaacttataagtaaggcattcatcatttcctttaaagttcAGTTTTTTCTTTCTACAATTCCATTAGATTGTGGAGAGTAAGGAGCAGTAGTTTGATGAattattccattttccaaacatatttctgcaaatggagattcatattctccacctctatcacttctgatcattttgatagaaggaaagaaagaaagaactaTCTGACTTCGCTGTCTTTCTATGAGCTCCTAGGAAAGAGATCCTACTCCCAAAGAAAGGAAGCTTAAGAATAGTCATTAAGAGAGGTGACCCTCTTTTGCTTTTTCAAGCTATGAATGTAGAGATCAGGTTGAAGAGTGAAAGGGACGAAGTGGTATGAAGTTGCTTGAACCTAGCGCTCGGGAGGTTGTGCTCGACCGAAAGGGTAAGGGCAAGAATACTTGGCTGGACGTAGTTCAGGATCGATGTAATTGAGACAACTAAGTAGAGGATGGGAAGATGTGAGGCTGGCCAAAGGTGGTTCTATATAGCTCTTACGCTTTTACAACTCgtactattttatttgaaagtgaaatcatttttttttggcatCATCCGGGATTATCAGTCCCGGTTGGAAAGTCTTCCAACTTTCCAATTAGGATTTTTCGAGCACACAGattgattttatttgaataataagGGTATTCTGGTTGTTTGGTTAATTCTAAGGATGTCGATGGAGCACTAACAAGGGTTGTGTTCGAAGGTTAATTGTGTTGTAGCTGTTAAAGCTTCACTATTGGTCAAGAACTAATATCTTGTTATAATCTCTAGTTCTATCCCGATATCGGTTATCCTTCCCAGAAGCTTCGGCTAATGGAAAAGATAATCTTTAAAGGAATAGAACCCCTGGTTGGAACCCAGGAGCCCCCCCGAGATCGATTCGTTTGGTCCGACAGGGAGAGTGGAAAGCCTTAATGGGATCATCGAAACACACAAAACATATTATTATGACTTTATTAAAACTATTTTATGCGATCGAAAGATCTCCTAAGTTTTCCTGGCGGGGCATGTTTGAACATGCCCGACGATTAAAGGGACTTCTCTTTCGAGTTCCTCTAGTCGCCACTGCGTCCATGTCCAAAGAGATTGCCCTTGCGGGATGTTCCTTTGTTAAGCAAGTTAGACACTTAAAACAAAAATCTGGATTCTTGTACACTGCCTTATATTTAAAGCAATGTGCAGTATCCTTACAGCGGTACTATGCTGGTAATTACCATAAAGGTGATTTACTTTCTGTTCCAGTATCCCTGACCAGGTGTGGTATTCCCAAGATCATACCCGCTGTATTACGAAAACACGTAAGAGCGAAGTCTGATCGAGGTGATAAATTGGTTAAACTTTACCTATCTTGGTTTGGTTTAGCTAAGTTGATATTGGTTGCCAAGAAAGTGACTAAGGCAACCTTTTCTTCTATGGCTTCTCCTCACCCTGATATTAGGAGAGTTTTGGAAGTCCTAGATGAGACTAAAACCTCTTTTAGAGACCTCCAACCAATCTATCTACCACACCTCCAAAACATTCCCTTGGAATTAGGAATGTTTTGGGAACCAACTTGGAAAAGTACCACCTTATTAGACAATTTTGTCCgtagttttgacttaaaagtggACGATACAGTCGATAAGGAGGCTGCCAAGTATGCTAAGGATCATAATATCTTTGTGAACCTGAAACATGAAATTGCAGCTTTTATCtggaatattaaaaaatttcattcaaTTCCAGATAGGTTCTTTTCACCTGGTATTTTATGGTCTAAAATGGTATATTACCCTCTTGACCGTAATAATACCCGGTTTGCTAACGAAatgttcaattattttgaatctGTTGTGGGTCCCTATTTTAGTACGTTACTAGGGGTTTACACAGGGGTTCTGTTAGCAACTGGTCGGTTAGCTCAGGTGATTGAAGGAGGTGGTAAGAGACGTATCTTTGCAATTTGCAACTATATTAAGCAAAGATTACTGGTTCCTGTCCACAAGTGGGCAATGAAGGTTCTATCCAGTATTCCAACTGATGGAACTTTCGACCAAGAACATCCGTTGTTGAGATTTAAATCAAAGACAAAACGTCAAACATTTTCCTTTGACTTAAAATCAGCAACAGACCGTTGGCCATTGAGTGTTATATACTCCCTTATGTCTTGTATATTCGGGAGTACTTTAGCATCTTCAATAGTCAACAGCTCGTTGGGCCTCAGCACATTTCTTGTCTTACCTCCCATGATTAAGGCAAGAATGAGTTAGGTTGCCTTTCTGACTGGACAACCCTTGGGTTACTATGGATCTTGGTCATTGTTTGCATTGTCACACCATTATATTGTATGGTTGGCAGCAAAAAGAGCATATCCGAGGAATAGGACTCCTTTTACTGACTACGCTTTACTAGGTGATGATATCCTAATCACCGACGTAAAAGTGGCAGAGCAGTACAGACAATTACTGGATCAGCTCGGTGTTACCATTTCAGAATCAAAATCGATTATATCTTAAAATGGGGTATCGAGTTTGCTTAAAGGTATTGGACGAAAGATATACAAATTGATCTTTCTCCAATATCTCTTAGAGCGTTGTTGTCTTGTAGGACAATCGTAGGTCTTTGTACCCTTGCaaccaaatatgatattaatatatcaattttACAAAGGTTGGGGGGTGCGGGCTTCTGTGTTCGTTCTCACATTCATTCTACCCAGTCAAAACGATGGGAACAATTGAAAGCGGCTTGCTCAAAGCCAGGTAAGTCACATCTATTACCTCTAGAATATTGGATTAGAAGGCGGTGCCCTCGCCCCTCAATCCTTATTTGAAGagaaagataatatattttctccGAAAGGAATTAAAACCTAAGGAGTTACAACTCTTCCCTGAAGGGTTGGTGTTTGATGGTGAGCGGGAGATACTTGAACGCACTGTTGTACGTCAATGGATGGAGCAGTGGCTGCGATGGTTTTCCTGGTACCATACTACTGCGCTGTTAGAAGAGGTTACTATCAGTCAATTGATGGAAGTTCCTATGTGTAGTAAATCCTGGAGAAAAACAAATGAAGATCAGAATTTGATCAAATTTGGACTAATCTGGAAATGCTACGACATGGGTGAAGGATGGGATATCTCAACTACACCAAGGTGGTTGTTATGTCCTTATCCAAACTCTTCCAGAGATAATGAGGGTGACGTTATGATGGCACCAGTCAATTAACCATTACTGGTGAAAGGACGCAGGTCATCAGAATTTAGGTGCATCTGAGCACATAGTCCCTCTTGGTAAAATTCCGGAAATGGGAGGGTGGCCAGGAGGGTAGCTTGTAGTTAGAGGATTGGTTGTCCTCTACTACAAACACCCAAGTGAAATCGTTCTTTACTCGCTACAAGTATTTCGCCCTAGCTCTCTAGTTCTATTAGCTATCTTACATTTTTTTACTCGTGGAAAGTGGAAAGGCAGAAGCGTCGGCTAGTCAGTCACGGACTACTTGACTTCCTTATGATGATTCAATGTTAATGACCCATTTAATCTTTTTTTGAGCCTTCGCTATCGTGGGCTAGATGGATAGCTAGTAGTTTTGAGCAGCAGTCCCCTGTCTATAGATAGGAAAAGATGTAGAGGTGCGTGCCACACTCACGAGGGACTGAGAAGTTGACGAAGTAGCGAGATAAATGAGAGGCTAGAGTCAAAGGCGAGCCAATGAGCTTCTTAGTTAATGAAGAGCTTCCCTTGATGTGAGCAGAACTATCTATTTGAATTATTAAGAAAGCGGCCCTCCATTTCTGCTTTGAGGAGTAGATTGAAGGGCTTATCGCTTCTCCTACTGCTGCTCCTGGCCCTGTCCCACAGCCGACCGATCTGCTGCCTTAACTTTAGAAAGATCGTTTttgttcaacattttttttttctagaagtAGGGAAAGTAAGAGAAAAGTGAATGAAGACCTCCACGAGCGGTAAGGAGATCGATGAGTTTTTAATCTTCCTCTTTATGTATGAAATTACTGACATATAGTGAATGGACGAGCCCCTTCAACTTCGAAGCAACTTCCTTTGTACTTCCCTTCATAAGGGGGgtaggaaaaagaaagagattagAAAACTATAGAGCAGATTCAGATCCAACCAACAAGGCATACGGTCTTGGACACTTAACCAAGCTCTTGATGAGCGGTATCCACCTTCACCTTATTCTTCTCTCCTTAGCCTCCAGCTTGGGCATGGTGAAGCAAGGGGTCAGTGAGATCGACCCCAATCAGTGCAGTTAGATAGTTAGAGTTGGTAGTTTCTTCAACAATTCTAAAAAGAGGAGTTGCTTTTAGAGTTAGGGAGCGAGTGGAATAAACGAGTTCAATACGCTAGATAAGAAGCGTAGTATACGAAGCAATCACTAGAACGAAGGAGTGTAATAGGCAGAAAGGACTACTAGAGCTATATACTTTGAGAACGAGTGGAATACCTAAAACAAGAGAGGGTAGGTAGAGCACTTTCGCCCTTTTAGCTTTGCTTTCTCGATCCACTACTAtcttactaaaaaataaaaaaagaacttttgagttaagagaaagaaaatagGCACACCCTTACACAGccttaattaataataatatagaggGGGCCCTTGGGCCACTTGACTGTAAGGAGAGGAAAAGTATGGATTAGTTGAAAGAGCTACTTCTTCGAGCTGAGTGGGGTCACGCCCCTTCCTTCTTCTAATAAGAGAGAGCGAAAGACGCTAGGCACACTCTTATTTAAACCTTTCCAATCTCTCTTAGCTCCCGACCAAATTCCTATTCTAGTTCTTATTCACAGGAAATGCTTCCTTTACTGGAGCAGGTAATGGAAATGCTGAAGTTTGAGCTTGTGTTTTCCTGTCTTCTCTGCCTTGCCCACTCCACCTTATTTGCTGGAGGGAGGATACGATTATCGAAGATGAAGTCCCattcaattcataaaattttgcCTACTACCCTCTTATTCGCACGCCTACAAACTTGAATGAGGACAGTCAGACTAACCCCAAAAAAGAACTCTCACTCGAGAAAGCGGCCCATTTCTGCCTTTCTTGCTTGATTCGTCTTTCATCTCAGTGTCTTATCCGGATTGAATGTATACTATCCCCCTATCGGACTAAGGGTTTTGATCGAATATTCCTCTCTCTACCTTCATTCAATtagtaagaaaagaaatatggaaTAAAGAGTTCAATTCCATAAAACATGTTCCACAGGGCACCTCTTCAATAAATCAGGACAAAGCGATTGATCCAGTTGAGAGCGTAGCGTAGGAGACAGGTAAGATGACCATCAACGGACAAAAGCctctcattattattatttcacttttATGCTTCAATCAGGCCTATATTCGCATTTGAATGATACTAATCGAGATGGCTTTTTCAGGGACTGGCCTCTTCCCTGAGGCAATCCCTGGGATTCAAAAGAGTGAGAAGGAACTTTCTCTGTCCTATGCCCTCATCACTAACCATTCCCCTTAtctttgcatttcttgatcGGTCACTCAAGAGACTGACATTCGTTCTCTTCCTCTGTGCATCTCTGTGATGGGCTCATCATAAGCTTTTTTTATCCTCCTCTTACCGGGATATCTTTTATATCAAGATTTCTTTTTTGAGTCCACTAAAAGCCCATTTATGGCACGTTTAACCCGTTGAAGGGCTTGACTCTTGTGGGATGGAATGTGCTCAGCCGCCTCCAACTCTTTCTGTGGGTCAGACAACTTCTTTAAGTCAGCAGACATCATATTGATCTCTGTACTGCTCCTGCAAACGGTGATGTCTCGATTCCCATTGGTCGGTCTGCTATCCGGAACAAACCTTTGTCCAAGTAATCTTGAATCAGATTCATGAAATTTACACAATTATTTGTAGAGTGAGTCCATTTCTCGTGCCATTTACAATaatgttttccttttctttcttcttttttaggtATCTTATGTCCAGGCAGACAGGTCAAAAGCTGTTGATAACTCGGCGGCTACTTCAGAGCTTCAGATGCCAACTAGTTGGCCGCGATCTTACCTTCTCTCTTCTCTATGAGTATGCTTACAAAAGCACTGTCAATCCCTTTGAACAAGATTCCTGCAAGCTTCGATCAGTTGTGCTTGAGGGTGATTAGAGGAAATCAAATGAATCACAGCATGCAAACAATATTCTAAATCTGTTTCAAGAATGACTTGCTTGTAACCCAAATCCCATGCCAACAGAAGGCCACAGTAGATCTTTTTCTTTGCCTTTCAAGATATTGCGTATAAACAGAAAGATAGCCAGTCCTCTTGGGCGGCCGAGAGTGTTATGTAAAAAGGACCAAGGAGGATCCTATCCTAAAGGAGAAGGATGAGGGGTAGGAGCTAGCTTTAGGGGCGGAATCGAAGCGAAGAAATTCGTTCATGCCACGACGATCTATATGGAAGGGCAGTTTTGTTGATGAATTCCTCTcgagaatgaagaagaaaagagatctTCTTTTTAACAGGAAAATTTGGTCACGTAGATCTTCTATTTCACCGGAATTCGTTGATTGCTCCGTACGAATTTACAATGGAAAAACTCATGTTCGTTGTAAGATTATTAAAGGAAAGGTTGGTCATAAATTTGGAGAGTTTGCTTTTACACAGAAACGAAGACCTTCAAGAACAAATATTGGACCGGGAagaaaaagggggaaaaagTAAAGTTTAAGCACATATGGCACGAAAAGGAAATTCTATTTCGGTAAGACTTGATCTGAATCGTAGTTCAGATTCAAGTTGGTTTAGTGAGGGCGACCGCGAAAGTCACCGAATGGGTCAGTCTTTTAGTTCTCCTAGATTAGAATATCAAAGGAGGACGTTGCAGATGCCGGAGGCGGACACGACTTCTTCTAAGGCTAGAAGACCACTGGAAGACACCTAGGACTATAGCATGTCGTGAAAAAAGCACACTGGACGGGCGTGCTTCGACCGTGTCTCCGAGGCACAGTTGAATGTAGATATCATGAACGCAAGGTGCAGGATACCAGGCCGAGAAACCCGGGCAACCATTCCCCTATGTGCCAATCGCTAGCGCATCTAGGGCCCCGATGCCCAGCTCAGCTGGAGAGGCCTAGTCTGATCTGAGAAGTGCTAATTCGGTTCGGATAGACTTCATTCAAGAATACCACCGACCTGGGAATCAATGAGAAAACAAGTGCTAAGTTTAAGATCAGTGAATAAACCGAAAGGAAAGAAGAGACCTTTCTCGCTCAGCGCCTAAAGCGCACTATGCTCCGCTTCAACAAATGAGAGTTTTCGGTGGAACCGGTGAACCACGTGAGCTGGTTAGATGCGTGGGACAGAGGGCTCGTAGTACCTGCTAGCGCGGCTACGCAGTGGAAGGGAAGGAGCCTAAATCgacccccttttttttttgtttgaaaaaaacaGTAACGAGTAAGAAGATTAAACTCTCGGATGAGACTAAGCAGCTACCGACCGTTCCGACGCGCCCTTGACCTATTTTGATTAAGACCAAAAACCTATCTCTAAAGTGGAGCCTAGTTTAAGCTATCAAACAAGTGATGattgaatgaaagaaaaatcacTAGTAGGGATATGGATGGAGTCTCGCTCAGTAAAGAGAGTTGTAGGATTCGTAAAACAGGAGAAGAGCATCTCAAAGTATGGGGCAAAGGATGTTGCATTTTGACTTTGTCTCCCGGGATCCACCACAGGTTGGGTTTGAGAGCCGTGTGATGGGTGACTATCTAGCACGATTCGGAGAGCACTTTTAGTCTGCGCTAGTGAATGGAAGCCCCCTTTATCAAGCAAGAAGGAAGCGACTCTTCCCACGGCGGAGTCACCATTGACTCTATTTATTATTATGGTAAATCAGTGTATCAAGATGTCAATCTGAGATCTTATTTCGGTTCGATACGTCAACCTACGAGTAGTTGCGGAACTACTGGGCCGAGAGAGGAGCGGAAAGCCACTTGACTGTAAGGAGAGGACAACCTCTTGTTCCTGCTCCTCTTTCTTCGCTTCGGGGACGGAGGTCCTACAATAGGTAACAGCAGGCACAAGCAAGTTGACTGAAGGGGACCGGCGCTTCTACTCCTCCACCAAGGAGCCGTTCTTGCGAGAAGCAAGGGATGTCGTGAACGGTAGGAGGTCACAGAGAATTGACCTATTCATAGAGTGATCCTATGATTGATACAGGATATATACTATCTCATTCTTTATTCTATTctatttctgaaaaaaaaaagaagggtgACTCAACTTCTCAGCTAGAGTTGGTGGTGGGACCTGTTGGCATAATGCACGCTGGAACGTGGGAATTCGAGGTCTCATGAACTACTACTAAAAACCAaccttgtttttgttttgtttgtggaCAAACGATATCCGGTCAGGCCTATGGCTGGATCCTTTTAGATCTACGGGCCGGCCGGCCCCGGCCGTTTACATGAGCATAGGGAATCTATACTCGAGTGTTCCACTGGGCCCTTGACAGGATAGGTGAGGAATCACTCtggatcttttttttttgggctaCAACTTCGCCGAGCCGACTAGCATCCCTTTCCACTGTGTATTTCTTGAACAAAGAAGACGACTATAGGATCGAATTCGCTCTTCAAGAAACTGCTCGTCCCATACCTTCTGCCTGTCTCATATGTGTGGAACCTGGTCTTTTTCGGTTCCAGCCTCTCCCTCGAATACATAGGGTAGGTAGGGCTGGGTGAGAAATGGTTCCCTCTTGCCAATAAACTTTCCCCGGCCTTCGATTAACCTTACTCATAAAGGGTCTTACGATCGGGAGAACTAcctaactaaagaaaaatagtgTTCTTTCTAAGAGTAGGCGTGGAGAGCTTTTTGCGGGGAAACTTACAAGTACAGTTTGGGGGGAGGCGGGCGTCGACCCTACCTTATGAGTATTCGGACTATAACAGTTCCGATGAACAGTCACTCACTTTTGACAATTATATGATTCCAAAAGATGATCTAGAATTGGGTCAATCACGTTTATTAGAAGTCGACAATAGAGTGGTTCTACCAGCAAAGAGCCATATACATTTTATTGTAACATCTGCTGATGTACCTCATAGTTGGGCTGTAGCTTCCTTAGGTGTCAAATGTGATGCTGTACCGGGTCGTTTAAATCAGACCTCTATTTCGGTACAACGAGAAGGAGTTTACTATGGTCAGTGCAGTGAGATTTGTGGAACTAATCAT
Proteins encoded in this window:
- the LOC125863892 gene encoding uncharacterized protein LOC125863892 — protein: MTNSSQVNAGTVSATTTSVAHNRSNAALAPAEKPAKFSGVDFKRWQQKMFFFLTTLSVQRFINENDDLYIVYSNVKSSKELWDALEKKYKTEDARMKKFIVAKFLDYKMIDSKTVVTQVQELQVIIHDLLAEGLVVNDVFQVAAIIEKLPPLWKDFKNYLKHKRKEMTVEDLMVRLRIEEDNKAT